A region of Allocoleopsis franciscana PCC 7113 DNA encodes the following proteins:
- the hemL gene encoding glutamate-1-semialdehyde 2,1-aminomutase, which yields MVNTTIKTTKSEEIFAAAQKLMPGGVSSPVRAFKSVGGQPIVFDHVKGAYIWDIDGNQYIDYVGTWGPAICGHAHPDVISALHEALEKGTSFGAPSVLENVLASMVIDAVPSIEMVRFVNSGTEACMAVIRLMRAFTGRDKIIKFEGCYHGHADMLLVQAGSGVATLGLPDSPGVPKSATSNTVTAPYNDLEAVKALFESSPDEIAGVILEPVVGNAGFIPPDAGFLEGLRVLTQEYGALLVFDEVMTGFRIAYGGAQEKFGITPDLTTLGKVIGGGLPVGAYGGRKDIMSMVAPAGPMYQAGTLSGNPLAMTAGIKTLELLQKPGTYEQLERITKKLSDGLLQIAKETGHEVYGGQISAMFGMFFTGEPVHNYADAKKSDLSKFSRFHRGMLEHGVYLAPSQFEAGFTSLAHTDEDIDRTLEAAREVLSNL from the coding sequence TTGGTTAATACCACAATTAAAACGACCAAATCAGAAGAAATCTTCGCCGCTGCCCAAAAGCTGATGCCAGGAGGTGTCAGTTCTCCCGTCCGGGCGTTCAAATCGGTGGGTGGACAGCCCATTGTTTTTGACCACGTCAAAGGAGCCTACATATGGGACATAGATGGCAACCAGTACATCGACTATGTGGGTACTTGGGGGCCAGCCATTTGCGGTCATGCTCATCCAGACGTGATTTCTGCTCTCCATGAGGCTCTGGAAAAAGGCACTAGCTTTGGCGCACCTTCTGTGCTAGAGAATGTGCTGGCATCAATGGTAATTGATGCTGTCCCTAGCATTGAAATGGTGCGGTTCGTTAATTCCGGAACCGAAGCCTGTATGGCTGTGATCCGGTTGATGCGGGCGTTTACTGGGCGTGACAAAATTATCAAGTTTGAAGGCTGCTATCACGGTCACGCGGATATGCTGTTAGTTCAGGCCGGTTCTGGCGTTGCGACGCTAGGCTTGCCCGATTCTCCTGGTGTGCCCAAGTCTGCCACTAGCAATACCGTAACGGCTCCTTACAATGATTTGGAAGCCGTAAAAGCACTATTTGAATCCTCTCCGGATGAAATTGCCGGTGTGATTTTAGAGCCAGTAGTCGGGAATGCGGGTTTTATTCCTCCCGATGCTGGGTTCCTGGAAGGCTTACGAGTACTAACCCAGGAGTATGGCGCTTTGTTGGTGTTTGATGAAGTGATGACGGGATTCCGCATTGCTTACGGCGGTGCTCAAGAAAAATTCGGCATTACACCTGATTTGACAACACTAGGCAAAGTCATTGGTGGTGGATTGCCGGTGGGAGCTTACGGCGGACGTAAAGATATTATGTCAATGGTGGCACCCGCAGGCCCGATGTACCAAGCGGGTACGCTTTCGGGTAATCCCCTAGCGATGACGGCTGGCATTAAAACGTTGGAATTGCTGCAAAAACCGGGTACTTACGAACAGCTTGAGCGCATTACCAAGAAGCTATCAGACGGTTTGTTGCAAATTGCTAAAGAAACGGGTCACGAAGTCTACGGTGGGCAAATCAGCGCCATGTTCGGCATGTTTTTCACCGGTGAACCCGTTCACAACTATGCAGATGCGAAAAAGTCTGACTTAAGCAAGTTCAGTCGTTTTCATCGCGGAATGTTAGAGCATGGTGTTTACTTGGCACCGTCTCAGTTTGAGGCAGGGTTTACATCCCTTGCTCATACGGATGAAGATATTGACCGCACTTTAGAAGCGGCGCGGGAGGTTCTGTCAAATCTTTAA
- a CDS encoding YidH family protein, whose protein sequence is MPEIDHQREHQANERTFLAWLRTSIALIGFGFALARFGLFLRQLETAVTQEVIPTRSFISYQTLGVGLVIVGIFVIVLAVWRYNQVFWQIERGDYRPSRLLVWLTAGIVIVLGLLSIPLLLLRQAYAPSTPSSRSSKAELSYGELVSRTLKAKSPTKFRLR, encoded by the coding sequence ATGCCAGAAATTGACCACCAGCGAGAGCATCAAGCCAACGAGCGTACTTTCTTAGCTTGGCTACGTACATCTATTGCGCTGATTGGGTTTGGTTTTGCTTTAGCCCGCTTTGGTCTGTTTCTACGGCAATTGGAAACGGCTGTTACTCAAGAAGTCATCCCGACTCGCTCCTTCATTAGTTACCAGACCCTTGGTGTGGGTCTTGTCATTGTCGGAATCTTTGTAATTGTCCTAGCGGTGTGGCGTTACAATCAGGTTTTTTGGCAAATTGAACGAGGCGATTACCGACCTTCACGCCTTTTAGTCTGGCTCACAGCCGGCATCGTAATTGTTTTAGGACTCCTTAGTATTCCCTTACTTTTGTTGCGGCAAGCTTATGCTCCTAGTACACCCTCTTCCCGCAGTAGTAAAGCTGAGCTGTCCTATGGAGAGTTGGTGTCTAGAACGTTAAAAGCAAAAAGCCCAACTAAGTTTAGGTTGAGGTGA
- the cas12k gene encoding type V CRISPR-associated protein Cas12k (Type V-K CRISPR systems have also been known as with the large Cas12k protein, has also been known as type V-U5, and Cas12k as C2c5.), protein MSQITIQCRLVANVSTRHQIWTLMAERNTPLINELLEQIGQHPDFETWRQKRKIPAGIIKQLCEPLRTDSRFIGQPGRFYASASALVDYIYKSWLKVQQRLQRKLEGQMRWLGMLKSDEELVNQSGCTLEVIRTKASEILVPLTSKNESPQPTQTKGKKSKKPQDLGSNRSISKTLFQVYDDIEDLLTKNAICYLLKNGCKIPDQEEDKEKFAKRRRKTEIKISRLEEQLASRIPKGRNLTGEKWLETLIAATSTVPENESQARSWQDRLLTKPQSVPFPVTYESNEDLTWSKNSKGRLCVKFNGLSEHTFQIYCDQRQLKWFQRFLEDQQIKRESKDQHSSSLFTLRSGQIAWALGKGKGDAWNIHHLTLYCTLDTRLWTAEGTEQVRQEKADDIAKTLARMKEKGDLNDKQQAFIKRKNSTLARLNNPFPRPSQPLYQGRSHIAVGISLGLGKPATAAIVDGTTGEAIAYRSIRQLLGDNYKLFNRQRQEKQRQSHQRHKAQKNATSNQFGESELGEYVDRLLAKEIVTLAQTYQAGSIVLPKLGDMRELVHSEIQTRAEQKIPSYVEGQQKYAKQYRVNVHQWSYGRLIENIQVQAAKIGISIEQGQQPVRGSPQEKAKEMAIAAYHSRLNP, encoded by the coding sequence ATGAGCCAAATCACCATTCAATGCCGCCTAGTTGCAAACGTTTCAACTCGCCACCAGATCTGGACATTGATGGCAGAACGAAATACGCCTCTAATTAACGAACTCCTCGAACAAATCGGTCAGCATCCTGATTTCGAGACTTGGCGACAAAAACGCAAAATTCCTGCTGGCATCATCAAACAACTGTGTGAACCCCTCAGGACTGATTCTCGCTTCATCGGTCAGCCTGGTCGTTTTTATGCTTCTGCGAGCGCGCTGGTAGACTACATCTACAAATCTTGGTTGAAGGTGCAGCAACGGTTACAGCGCAAACTAGAGGGACAGATGCGCTGGTTAGGAATGCTCAAAAGCGACGAGGAATTAGTCAACCAGAGCGGTTGTACTCTAGAGGTCATTCGCACCAAAGCCAGTGAAATCCTGGTTCCCCTGACCTCTAAGAACGAGTCGCCTCAACCCACTCAAACCAAAGGCAAAAAGAGCAAGAAACCCCAAGACTTAGGCTCTAATCGCAGTATCTCTAAAACTCTCTTCCAGGTTTACGACGATATAGAAGACCTCCTGACCAAGAACGCCATCTGCTACTTGCTCAAAAATGGCTGCAAAATTCCTGACCAAGAGGAAGACAAAGAAAAATTTGCCAAGCGCCGCCGCAAAACTGAAATCAAGATTTCAAGGTTAGAAGAACAACTAGCCAGCCGTATTCCCAAAGGTCGAAACTTAACCGGGGAAAAGTGGTTAGAGACATTGATCGCTGCCACTAGCACCGTCCCTGAAAATGAGTCTCAAGCTCGTTCTTGGCAAGACAGGCTCTTAACCAAACCCCAGTCTGTCCCCTTTCCAGTTACTTATGAAAGTAACGAAGACCTGACCTGGAGCAAAAATTCCAAAGGTCGCCTCTGCGTAAAATTCAACGGCTTGAGCGAACACACCTTTCAAATCTACTGTGACCAACGCCAGCTCAAGTGGTTTCAACGCTTCCTGGAAGACCAACAAATCAAGCGAGAGAGCAAAGACCAGCACTCCAGTAGCTTGTTTACCCTGCGCTCAGGACAGATTGCTTGGGCATTAGGGAAGGGAAAAGGCGACGCTTGGAACATCCATCACCTGACTCTCTACTGCACTCTAGACACTCGCCTTTGGACGGCTGAAGGCACTGAGCAAGTGCGTCAAGAGAAAGCCGATGATATCGCCAAAACCCTTGCCAGAATGAAAGAGAAAGGCGACCTTAACGACAAACAACAAGCTTTCATTAAGCGCAAAAACTCCACCCTCGCCCGTCTCAATAACCCCTTCCCTCGTCCTAGCCAACCTCTGTATCAGGGGCGGTCGCACATTGCTGTGGGTATTAGCTTGGGCCTTGGGAAACCCGCTACAGCAGCGATCGTAGATGGCACTACAGGCGAAGCGATCGCCTACCGCAGCATCCGACAACTACTCGGAGATAACTACAAACTTTTCAACCGTCAACGACAAGAAAAACAACGCCAGTCTCACCAACGCCACAAAGCACAGAAAAATGCTACCTCTAATCAATTTGGGGAATCCGAGCTAGGGGAATATGTAGACCGACTGTTGGCTAAAGAAATTGTCACCTTAGCTCAAACCTACCAGGCAGGCAGCATTGTCCTTCCCAAGCTGGGAGATATGCGAGAGCTAGTGCACAGCGAGATTCAAACTAGAGCTGAGCAAAAAATTCCCAGTTATGTCGAAGGACAGCAAAAGTACGCCAAACAGTATCGGGTTAATGTTCATCAATGGAGTTACGGCAGATTGATTGAGAACATTCAGGTTCAGGCAGCAAAGATAGGCATCTCAATCGAACAAGGACAACAGCCTGTCCGAGGCAGCCCCCAGGAAAAGGCAAAAGAAATGGCGATCGCAGCTTATCACTCCCGTCTCAACCCCTAA
- the hisIE gene encoding bifunctional phosphoribosyl-AMP cyclohydrolase/phosphoribosyl-ATP diphosphatase HisIE: protein MWSASEPNSLHQAIPVDQIRYDERGLVPTIVQDYLDGTVLMMAWMNQESLQKTLETGETWFWSRSRSQLWHKGETSGHLQKVRSLRYDCDSDCLLVTVEQIGDIACHTGERSCFHQVDGTKAAPPADTLSQVFDVICERRDNPTETSYTCKLFAGGDNKILKKIGEEAAEVVMACKDNDKDAIASEVADLFYHTLVALAHHNVEVKDVYRKLQERRK from the coding sequence ATGTGGTCTGCTTCTGAACCGAATTCGTTACACCAAGCCATCCCCGTGGATCAAATTCGCTACGATGAGCGGGGATTAGTGCCGACGATTGTACAAGACTATTTGGATGGTACTGTCTTGATGATGGCGTGGATGAATCAGGAGTCGTTACAAAAAACCCTGGAAACTGGGGAAACTTGGTTTTGGAGTCGATCGCGTTCCCAATTGTGGCATAAAGGAGAAACGTCTGGTCATCTCCAGAAAGTGCGATCGCTCCGCTATGATTGCGATAGTGATTGCTTACTCGTTACCGTCGAGCAAATCGGTGATATTGCCTGCCATACGGGAGAACGGAGCTGTTTCCACCAAGTGGATGGAACAAAAGCCGCCCCCCCAGCCGATACATTGTCACAGGTATTTGACGTAATTTGCGAGCGCCGAGACAACCCCACTGAAACCTCCTATACCTGTAAACTGTTTGCTGGGGGCGATAATAAGATTCTGAAAAAAATTGGTGAAGAAGCCGCCGAAGTGGTAATGGCTTGTAAGGATAATGACAAGGATGCGATCGCTTCTGAAGTAGCGGATTTGTTTTATCACACCCTTGTCGCCTTAGCTCACCATAACGTTGAGGTGAAAGATGTGTATCGTAAATTGCAAGAACGCCGTAAATAA
- a CDS encoding beta strand repeat-containing protein: MKSTPWSICTGLLLSLTLSNSVVAQVPNPEDITPNSTASAADLRITPRLGVGYSTSGGGYDGFTRFEGFVPLLQNPGTNLTFLEGRLLLDNSADLGGNLLLGHRLYNSQLNRTFGGYVSFDNRNTGKSSFNQLGLGLESLGKVWDFRVNGYIPLGNSRKLASETGFDTGLQASGTPFFQGNYLVTQAIRESQQVRRYEAALGGFDIEAGAKIAKLGNSGDLRGYGGVYYYGGKGVDSALGWRVRLEARPTDNLNLGVAVQDDRLFGTNVLFNVGVTFPGNRPKKFKNDSESVIARLGESISRTNSIAIKSQTEATSFSQNVTVAATNPQTGAPYVFQHVNSGQAGGNGTFENPFAAIEAALGATQSDGNSIVYVSSASNSPALSSFQIKDGVQVLSSGPIQEVLTKEFGLVRLPGSGSGNFPNVTGTVTMGNNTVLSGFAIASSNAPGIDVRNISNATIRDNTVTSTAQGVRLENVTGTVTLTNNNITSTGEAALEATNINNASITQSSFSSTNSVTNGITLNGVSGNLDVTNSTLTVINPTISGLSAQNITGTVNIAANSGSQISTNGTAASLSLRESTGSVNLSGLQATATGGAVLEATNINNANITQSTLSSTNSATNGITLNGVTGTVDVSNTSVNVTNPTGNGISAQNVAGTVNIAANSGSQISTNGTTASLSLRESTGSVNLSGLQATATGGAVLEATNINNANITQSTLSSTNSATNGITLNGVTGTLGVSDTTVNVTTPTQNGILASNITGTVNLNANAGSTITTNSTNAGIALEQSTGSVNLSGLQVNSTGGAALEATNLNEANITQSILSSTNSATNGITLNGVSGTVDVSNSTVNVTNPTGNGISAENVTGTVNIAANSGSQVTTNGTAASLSLRESTGSVNLSGLQATATGGAVLEATNINNANITQSTLSSTNSATNGITLNGVTGTVDVSNSTVNITNPTGNGISAQNVAGTVNIAANSGSQITTNGTAASLSLRESTGSVNLSGLQATATGGAVLEATNINNANITQSTLSSTNSATNGITLNGVTGTLGVSDTTVNVTTPTQNGILASNITGTVNLNANAGSTITTNSTNAGIALEQSTGSVNLSGLQVNSTGGAALAATNVNNGSLTQSTLTSTNSATNGLSFSGVSGIFDVNNSTITVAQPTNDGISVVDSTGTVSVVANTGSQITNAVNGVRANNVSGGLTASGLAIVDSSQNGISATNSRNLTLQGNTISNSGVDGINLNEVTGQIAINNNSITNSAEDAIGLMNTTGQAVLSMNQNQIDGGINGINLSLSGDAQVTSQMANNQILNTTREGLLVNLQDNAQLNVTASNNQMTNAGTTVGSNGVLLSTGGNTLSTFTFSGNTFTNMGNGFVGNNFGFYLDARDNSSSNLTFSNNQLTSGTGVLAGVIAENNSPGSRLCVQMNGNTSSGASFVDFALSNNASAQYQVVDFANVGVNNTGNFGVFGAPFTNVQVCPVP; the protein is encoded by the coding sequence GTGAAAAGCACACCTTGGTCTATTTGTACAGGTTTATTGCTATCTCTGACTTTGAGTAATTCAGTTGTTGCTCAAGTCCCAAATCCGGAAGATATTACTCCCAATTCAACAGCTTCAGCGGCGGACTTACGGATTACGCCTCGCTTAGGAGTGGGCTACAGTACTTCTGGGGGAGGTTACGATGGTTTTACTCGCTTTGAGGGTTTTGTTCCATTACTGCAAAATCCCGGTACAAACCTGACCTTTCTAGAAGGGCGGCTACTGTTAGATAATAGTGCTGATTTAGGTGGTAACCTGCTGTTGGGTCATCGTCTCTACAACTCACAGTTAAACCGCACATTTGGCGGTTATGTCTCTTTCGACAATCGCAACACGGGTAAAAGCAGCTTTAACCAATTAGGATTAGGGCTTGAAAGTCTGGGCAAAGTTTGGGACTTTCGAGTGAATGGCTATATTCCTCTGGGCAACAGCCGCAAGTTGGCGAGTGAGACGGGTTTTGATACCGGTTTACAGGCGAGTGGTACCCCTTTCTTTCAAGGCAACTATTTAGTTACACAGGCAATCCGAGAAAGCCAACAAGTTCGACGATATGAAGCGGCACTGGGGGGATTTGACATTGAGGCAGGAGCCAAAATTGCCAAGCTAGGAAATAGTGGCGATTTACGGGGCTATGGTGGAGTGTACTATTACGGTGGTAAAGGTGTTGATTCTGCTCTCGGTTGGCGTGTAAGGCTGGAAGCACGTCCTACAGACAACCTAAACCTTGGCGTAGCAGTGCAAGATGACCGTCTTTTTGGCACGAACGTACTGTTTAATGTGGGAGTTACCTTTCCTGGAAATCGTCCCAAGAAATTCAAGAATGATTCGGAATCTGTTATTGCCCGATTAGGGGAATCCATCTCGCGCACGAATAGTATTGCTATCAAGTCTCAAACTGAAGCGACATCCTTTAGCCAAAACGTCACTGTCGCGGCAACCAATCCCCAAACCGGTGCGCCTTATGTGTTTCAACACGTCAATTCAGGGCAAGCGGGGGGAAATGGTACGTTTGAAAATCCTTTTGCTGCCATTGAAGCGGCTCTCGGTGCGACCCAGTCTGATGGCAATAGTATTGTTTATGTAAGCTCTGCTAGCAATTCTCCTGCATTGTCCAGCTTTCAGATTAAGGATGGAGTGCAGGTATTATCAAGTGGGCCGATACAGGAAGTTCTTACCAAGGAGTTTGGTTTAGTCAGGCTTCCGGGTTCGGGCAGTGGTAACTTCCCGAATGTGACGGGAACAGTAACGATGGGCAATAATACCGTACTATCGGGGTTTGCGATCGCATCCAGCAATGCTCCTGGAATTGACGTTAGGAATATCAGCAATGCGACAATTCGCGATAACACTGTCACCAGTACCGCCCAAGGCGTGCGTTTGGAAAATGTTACGGGAACAGTAACCTTAACCAACAACAATATTACGAGTACGGGTGAGGCAGCGCTGGAAGCGACGAACATTAATAATGCCAGCATTACCCAAAGCAGTTTTTCCAGTACCAATTCCGTGACGAATGGGATTACCCTAAATGGTGTCAGTGGTAACTTGGATGTAACGAACAGCACGCTGACGGTGATTAATCCCACGATTAGTGGACTCTCGGCGCAGAATATCACGGGTACGGTGAATATCGCCGCCAACAGTGGTAGTCAGATTAGCACCAATGGCACGGCGGCTAGCCTTTCCTTGAGAGAAAGTACGGGTAGTGTCAATCTCTCTGGATTACAAGCCACTGCCACAGGTGGGGCGGTGCTGGAAGCGACGAATATCAACAACGCCAACATTACTCAAAGCACCCTCAGCAGTACCAATTCTGCAACGAATGGCATTACTCTCAACGGTGTCACTGGCACAGTTGATGTCTCTAACACGAGTGTGAATGTCACCAATCCGACAGGGAATGGAATTTCAGCCCAAAATGTTGCAGGTACCGTGAATATTGCTGCCAACAGTGGTAGTCAGATTAGCACTAATGGGACAACGGCTAGCCTTTCCTTGAGAGAAAGTACTGGAAGTGTCAACCTATCGGGATTACAAGCTACGGCAACCGGTGGGGCGGTGTTGGAAGCCACCAACATCAACAACGCCAACATTACTCAAAGCACTCTCAGCAGTACTAATTCTGCAACGAATGGCATTACTCTCAATGGTGTTACAGGTACTCTAGGGGTAAGCGATACGACGGTAAATGTCACCACTCCTACACAAAATGGTATTTTAGCTAGCAACATTACAGGTACCGTCAACCTTAACGCTAATGCGGGCAGTACCATTACCACCAATAGTACGAATGCAGGCATTGCCCTGGAGCAAAGTACGGGTAGTGTGAATCTATCAGGATTACAAGTGAATAGTACCGGTGGAGCTGCACTGGAAGCGACGAACCTGAATGAGGCCAATATTACTCAAAGTATCCTCAGCAGTACCAATTCTGCAACGAATGGCATCACCCTCAATGGTGTGAGTGGCACAGTTGATGTATCTAACAGTACTGTCAATGTCACCAATCCGACGGGTAACGGGATTTCGGCAGAGAATGTGACGGGAACTGTCAACATCGCTGCCAACAGTGGTAGTCAGGTTACCACCAATGGCACGGCGGCTAGCCTTTCCTTGAGAGAAAGTACGGGTAGTGTCAATCTCTCTGGATTACAAGCCACTGCCACAGGTGGGGCGGTGCTGGAAGCGACGAATATCAACAACGCCAACATTACTCAAAGCACCCTCAGCAGTACCAATTCCGCAACGAATGGCATTACTCTCAACGGTGTCACTGGCACAGTTGATGTATCTAACAGTACTGTAAATATCACCAATCCCACGGGTAACGGGATTTCAGCCCAAAATGTTGCAGGTACCGTGAATATTGCTGCCAACAGTGGTAGTCAGATTACCACTAATGGCACGGCGGCTAGCCTTTCCTTGAGAGAAAGTACGGGTAGTGTCAATCTCTCTGGATTACAAGCCACTGCCACAGGCGGGGCGGTGCTGGAAGCGACGAATATCAACAACGCTAACATTACTCAAAGCACTCTCAGCAGTACTAATTCTGCAACGAATGGCATTACTCTTAACGGTGTTACAGGTACTCTAGGGGTAAGCGATACGACGGTAAATGTCACCACTCCTACACAAAATGGTATTTTAGCTAGCAACATTACAGGTACCGTCAACCTTAACGCTAATGCGGGCAGTACCATTACCACCAATAGTACGAATGCAGGCATTGCCTTGGAGCAAAGTACGGGTAGTGTGAATCTATCAGGCTTACAGGTGAATAGTACCGGTGGGGCGGCTTTAGCAGCCACGAATGTGAACAATGGCAGTCTCACTCAATCTACGCTGACGAGTACCAATTCCGCGACGAATGGCCTTAGTTTCTCCGGCGTTAGTGGTATTTTTGATGTGAATAACAGCACCATTACAGTTGCCCAACCTACTAATGATGGTATTTCAGTGGTTGATTCTACTGGAACCGTGAGCGTTGTTGCTAATACAGGAAGTCAGATTACCAATGCAGTGAATGGTGTTCGGGCTAACAATGTTTCAGGGGGATTAACGGCATCTGGATTGGCAATTGTGGATTCGAGCCAAAACGGAATTTCTGCGACCAATAGCCGCAATCTCACGCTGCAAGGTAACACCATTAGTAACAGTGGTGTTGATGGCATTAACCTGAATGAAGTAACAGGTCAAATCGCGATTAATAATAACTCAATTACCAATTCGGCTGAAGACGCGATTGGGTTAATGAACACAACGGGTCAAGCGGTGTTATCGATGAATCAAAATCAAATCGATGGTGGTATAAATGGGATTAATCTGTCCCTGAGTGGAGACGCTCAAGTTACTAGCCAGATGGCTAACAATCAGATTCTCAATACCACTAGAGAAGGCTTGTTGGTCAACCTTCAAGATAATGCTCAACTAAATGTCACTGCTTCTAACAATCAAATGACTAACGCAGGCACTACTGTCGGCAGCAATGGAGTATTGCTCTCCACGGGAGGTAATACTCTCTCGACCTTTACTTTCTCTGGCAATACCTTCACGAATATGGGGAATGGCTTTGTCGGTAATAACTTTGGTTTTTACCTAGATGCTAGAGATAATTCTTCCTCGAATTTAACCTTCTCCAATAATCAGCTTACCAGCGGTACTGGAGTTCTGGCTGGTGTAATTGCAGAGAATAATTCACCTGGAAGTCGGTTATGTGTACAAATGAATGGAAATACTAGCAGTGGTGCAAGCTTTGTTGATTTTGCTCTCAGCAATAATGCCAGTGCACAATATCAGGTTGTAGATTTTGCAAATGTAGGCGTTAATAACACTGGCAATTTTGGGGTCTTCGGAGCGCCATTTACTAACGTACAAGTTTGCCCTGTACCTTAA
- a CDS encoding YajQ family cyclic di-GMP-binding protein, translating into MASTFSFDVVSDFDRQELVNTVDQAIREISSRYDLKDTKTTVELGEEVITVNTDSEFTLEAIHTILRTKAAKRNLSQKIFEYGKVESASGNRVRQEIKLKKGISQEIAKKITKLIRDEFKKVQGSIQGDAVRVSSSSKDDLQGVMQRLKQEDLPVALQFTNYR; encoded by the coding sequence ATGGCTTCCACATTTTCATTCGATGTTGTCAGCGACTTTGACCGACAAGAGCTGGTTAACACAGTAGACCAAGCCATTCGGGAAATCAGCAGCCGTTACGACCTAAAAGACACAAAGACTACGGTTGAATTAGGCGAAGAAGTCATTACCGTCAATACCGATAGCGAATTCACCCTAGAGGCTATTCATACGATTCTCCGAACCAAAGCGGCGAAGCGCAACCTCTCACAAAAAATCTTTGAATACGGCAAAGTCGAGTCCGCTAGCGGTAATCGCGTCCGTCAAGAAATTAAGCTCAAAAAAGGAATTAGTCAGGAAATAGCTAAGAAAATCACTAAGCTGATTCGCGACGAATTCAAGAAAGTACAAGGATCAATTCAAGGGGATGCCGTTAGGGTTTCCAGCAGCTCTAAAGATGACTTACAAGGAGTGATGCAGCGATTGAAACAGGAAGATTTGCCTGTGGCGCTGCAATTTACTAACTATCGTTAG
- a CDS encoding MerR family transcriptional regulator encodes MQETFFTSKQAAKITGCTLRQLQYWREKGVVVPVISGTGTGRSLYYSRSDLVELAVMEYWLSVGLSFDLARQSLKMLKDKEPEFFNPEKARRWMLAWNSKMRSLKLLEFDLEDAIASLKSGQPVIPLWLDAIHEELTKRLVG; translated from the coding sequence ATGCAAGAAACATTTTTTACGAGTAAACAGGCGGCTAAAATTACGGGCTGTACTCTCCGTCAGTTGCAATATTGGCGGGAGAAAGGGGTAGTTGTACCTGTAATTAGTGGAACTGGGACGGGACGGAGTCTTTATTACTCCCGGTCTGATTTGGTTGAGTTGGCGGTAATGGAATATTGGTTGAGTGTGGGATTGAGCTTTGATCTGGCGCGTCAATCTCTTAAGATGCTCAAGGACAAAGAGCCGGAGTTCTTTAATCCCGAAAAGGCAAGGCGTTGGATGTTGGCGTGGAATTCCAAGATGCGATCGCTTAAACTGTTGGAGTTTGATTTGGAAGACGCGATCGCGTCTCTGAAATCCGGTCAGCCTGTGATTCCCCTGTGGTTGGATGCGATTCATGAGGAGTTGACGAAAAGGTTGGTAGGGTAG
- a CDS encoding MAPEG family protein: protein MNLQDSVILLYCIVAAAALIYLPFLVVASGRVQVGYDLSAPRAMFDKLPPYAQRATWAHQNSFEAFMIFTAAALMAYVTGQHSSLAVGSAIAFLIARTLYSVFYILDIPLARSLMYAIGSACSATLFVLSLLSANTP from the coding sequence ATGAATCTACAGGATTCTGTAATTCTGCTTTACTGTATTGTCGCAGCGGCAGCACTCATTTATCTGCCGTTTCTGGTCGTCGCATCTGGGCGTGTTCAGGTGGGATATGACCTGAGTGCGCCGCGTGCGATGTTTGACAAGTTACCTCCCTATGCTCAGCGTGCGACCTGGGCACATCAGAACTCGTTTGAAGCCTTTATGATTTTCACGGCAGCGGCACTGATGGCTTATGTGACGGGACAACACTCATCCTTAGCGGTGGGATCTGCGATCGCGTTTCTCATTGCCCGAACGCTATACTCAGTTTTTTATATCCTTGACATCCCCTTAGCCCGATCGCTCATGTACGCCATCGGCTCAGCTTGCAGTGCCACCCTCTTTGTCTTAAGCCTACTGAGTGCCAATACTCCATGA